The following proteins come from a genomic window of Denitromonas sp.:
- a CDS encoding GGDEF domain-containing protein, with amino-acid sequence MPPLDIRTLIFLLGLGNLLLFVALVGFRFAPDERDGGLSRLWAISKLLQSVAWALMWARGSVTGFWSIEVANTLLLAGFGLETLAVWRFSAGRSPRWLVAVVVAVVLARYPLNQLGDNLPAHRVAVASYLSAALFALTGWALLWLRSERTRLQFFIGGCTLALAVVVLMRGLLASVPAGGFSLLDGNAIQVATFLALFLLMLTNGVGVVLLSAERAGGRLTTLATRDSLTGVSNRRDFLERLRVMLASASRNGYPLTLMALDLDHFKHVNDAYGHPGGDTVLRQFARRCEMAVRESDVVGRVGGEEFMVAMNGAGAVEAADVAERLRAAVAHKPVRLSPHESVGISISIGLATLRDGDDVATLVARADAALYRAKRNGRNRVDVDGQAPTPTGASWQRATPQR; translated from the coding sequence ATGCCCCCACTGGATATTCGCACCCTGATCTTTCTGCTCGGCCTGGGCAACCTCTTGCTCTTCGTCGCGCTGGTGGGGTTCCGCTTTGCGCCGGACGAGCGCGACGGGGGCCTGTCGCGTCTGTGGGCGATCTCCAAGCTGCTGCAGTCGGTCGCCTGGGCCCTGATGTGGGCGCGTGGCAGCGTGACGGGCTTCTGGTCGATCGAGGTGGCCAACACCCTGCTGCTGGCCGGCTTCGGCCTGGAGACGCTGGCAGTCTGGCGCTTCAGTGCCGGGCGTTCGCCGCGCTGGCTGGTGGCGGTGGTGGTGGCCGTGGTGCTGGCCCGCTATCCGCTCAATCAGCTCGGTGACAATCTGCCGGCGCACCGGGTGGCGGTCGCCTCGTATCTGTCGGCGGCGCTGTTTGCCCTCACCGGGTGGGCGCTGCTGTGGCTGCGCAGCGAACGGACCCGCCTGCAGTTCTTCATTGGCGGCTGCACCCTGGCACTGGCGGTGGTGGTGCTGATGCGCGGGTTGCTCGCCAGCGTGCCCGCCGGCGGCTTTTCCTTGCTCGACGGCAACGCCATCCAGGTGGCCACCTTCCTCGCCTTGTTCCTGCTCATGCTGACCAACGGCGTCGGTGTGGTCTTGCTCAGCGCCGAGCGGGCCGGCGGCCGGCTCACCACCCTGGCTACCCGCGACAGCCTGACCGGGGTCAGCAACCGGCGCGATTTTCTCGAACGCCTGCGGGTGATGCTCGCCTCGGCCAGCCGCAATGGCTACCCGCTGACCCTGATGGCGCTGGATCTGGACCATTTCAAACATGTCAACGATGCCTATGGCCATCCCGGCGGTGACACCGTGCTGCGTCAGTTTGCGCGTCGCTGCGAGATGGCCGTGCGCGAATCCGATGTCGTCGGGCGGGTCGGCGGGGAGGAGTTCATGGTTGCCATGAACGGCGCCGGCGCGGTCGAGGCGGCCGATGTGGCGGAGCGTTTGCGCGCGGCGGTGGCGCACAAGCCGGTGAGGCTGTCGCCGCACGAAAGCGTCGGCATCTCGATCAGTATCGGGCTGGCAACCCTGCGCGACGGCGACGACGTGGCCACCCTGGTGGCCCGCGCCGATGCCGCGCTCTACCGCGCCAAGCGCAATGGTCGCAACCGGGTGGACGTCGATGGTCAGGCGCCCACACCGACCGGCGCGTCGTGGCAGCGGGCGACCCCGCAGCGCTGA
- a CDS encoding LysE family translocator, whose protein sequence is MSLESALTFFVAIFIFAITPGPGVFALLARALVSGARDCIALALGMTISDILYLIFACLGLAAIAKNWGEVFTVIRWAGAIYLIYLGVTMWRTPVGDGFTPQVVKRMSPAASFLQGFLISASNPKVILFYIAFLPTFMDLTVLTVQDIALASVLTLTALMLGLMLIAGMAARARHYFRSPAAMRRLNRSAGSIMVGAGAFLAAKS, encoded by the coding sequence ATGAGCCTCGAGAGCGCACTGACCTTCTTTGTCGCCATCTTCATCTTCGCCATCACGCCCGGGCCGGGCGTCTTCGCCCTGCTCGCCCGCGCCCTGGTCAGCGGCGCGCGTGACTGCATCGCGCTGGCGCTGGGCATGACGATCAGCGACATTCTCTACCTGATCTTCGCCTGCCTCGGCCTGGCCGCCATCGCCAAGAACTGGGGCGAGGTGTTCACCGTCATCCGCTGGGCCGGCGCGATCTACCTCATCTACCTGGGTGTCACCATGTGGCGCACCCCGGTGGGCGACGGTTTCACGCCGCAGGTGGTCAAGCGCATGAGCCCGGCCGCCAGCTTTCTGCAGGGCTTTCTGATCTCGGCCTCGAACCCCAAGGTCATCCTCTTCTACATCGCCTTCCTGCCCACCTTCATGGACCTGACCGTGCTCACCGTGCAGGACATCGCGCTGGCCTCGGTGCTCACGCTCACCGCGCTGATGCTCGGCCTGATGCTGATCGCCGGCATGGCGGCGCGGGCGCGGCACTACTTCCGCTCGCCGGCTGCCATGCGCCGACTCAACCGCAGCGCCGGCTCGATCATGGTCGGCGCCGGCGCCTTCCTGGCGGCCAAGTCATGA
- a CDS encoding DJ-1/PfpI family protein, which translates to MRTRTVGLYLYDDVEVLDFAGPFEVFSTASRVALRRRPDAPAPFRVVTVARDKGPVRARAGLPVLPEATLADHPPLDVLIVPGGAEQDERGEPALMAWLRAQAAQVEVLASVCTGAFLLAGAGLLDGRRVTTHWEDVAELASGFPALRVVDTGRWIDDGDIFTSAGIAAGIDMSLHLVARLADAKLAMATARQMDYHWQDSPGEPPP; encoded by the coding sequence ATGCGTACGCGCACCGTCGGCCTCTACCTCTATGACGACGTCGAAGTGCTGGATTTCGCCGGACCCTTCGAGGTGTTCTCCACCGCCAGCCGCGTCGCCCTGCGCCGCCGGCCCGATGCGCCGGCACCGTTCCGGGTGGTGACGGTGGCCCGCGACAAGGGCCCGGTGCGCGCCCGCGCCGGCCTGCCGGTGCTGCCCGAGGCCACCCTCGCCGACCACCCGCCGCTCGATGTGCTGATCGTCCCCGGCGGTGCCGAGCAGGACGAGCGCGGCGAGCCCGCGCTGATGGCCTGGCTGCGCGCGCAGGCGGCGCAGGTGGAGGTGCTGGCCTCGGTGTGCACCGGCGCCTTCCTGCTCGCCGGCGCCGGCCTGCTCGACGGCCGCCGCGTGACCACCCACTGGGAAGACGTGGCCGAGCTGGCCAGCGGCTTTCCGGCGCTGCGCGTGGTCGACACCGGCCGCTGGATCGACGACGGCGACATCTTCACCTCCGCGGGCATTGCCGCCGGCATCGACATGAGCCTGCATCTGGTGGCCCGGTTGGCCGACGCAAAACTGGCCATGGCGACCGCGCGGCAGATGGACTATCACTGGCAGGACAGCCCCGGAGAACCGCCGCCATGA
- the gabT gene encoding 4-aminobutyrate--2-oxoglutarate transaminase, whose translation MPSIILNTAIPGPNSQAIVARRDAAVSRGAARLTGIAVASGDGATVTDVDGNTYIDFAGGIGTLALGHTPAEVVSAIREQADKLIHMCSIVATYEPYVDVCERLNALVPGDFAKKTTLLNSGAEAVEAAVKIARAHTGRQALIVFEGAYHGRTNMTMGMTSKYALFKHGFGPFPAEIYRLPFPNPYRRPAGMSEDVYIDLCIEQFDHALIAQVAPPAVAAVVVETVQGEGGFLPLPPRFAAHLRARCTEHGMLYVADEVQAGMGRTGKLFAVEHYDLVPDLLVCGKSIAAGMPLAAVTGRAEIMDAPHPGGLGGTYSGNPVACAAALAALDTLASDAFQRRAMQVGQRLRAHLEGLQSTFPDIIGEVRGLGPMLAMELVKRDGHRTPDPELTNAINAENLKRGLITLRAGLYSNCLRFLPALNITDAQIDEGMAVLAEGIVAARASVA comes from the coding sequence ATGCCAAGCATCATCCTGAACACCGCCATCCCCGGCCCCAACAGCCAGGCCATCGTCGCCCGTCGCGACGCCGCCGTCTCGCGCGGCGCCGCCCGCCTCACCGGCATTGCCGTGGCCAGCGGCGACGGCGCCACCGTCACCGATGTGGATGGCAACACCTACATCGATTTCGCCGGCGGCATCGGCACGCTGGCGCTCGGGCACACCCCGGCCGAGGTGGTGAGCGCGATCCGCGAACAGGCCGACAAGCTCATCCACATGTGCTCCATCGTCGCCACCTACGAACCCTACGTGGACGTGTGCGAGCGCCTCAATGCACTGGTACCGGGCGATTTCGCCAAGAAAACCACCCTGCTCAACAGCGGTGCCGAGGCGGTCGAGGCCGCGGTCAAGATCGCCCGCGCCCACACCGGCCGGCAGGCGCTGATCGTCTTCGAGGGCGCCTACCACGGCCGCACCAACATGACCATGGGCATGACCAGCAAGTACGCCCTGTTCAAGCACGGCTTCGGCCCCTTCCCGGCCGAAATCTACCGCCTGCCCTTCCCCAACCCCTATCGCCGTCCTGCCGGCATGAGCGAGGACGTCTACATCGACCTGTGCATCGAACAGTTCGACCACGCGCTGATCGCCCAGGTCGCGCCGCCGGCGGTGGCCGCGGTGGTGGTCGAGACCGTGCAGGGCGAGGGCGGTTTCCTGCCGCTGCCGCCGCGCTTTGCCGCCCACCTGCGCGCGCGCTGCACCGAACACGGCATGCTCTATGTGGCCGACGAGGTGCAGGCCGGCATGGGCCGCACCGGCAAGCTGTTTGCCGTCGAGCACTACGACCTCGTGCCCGACCTGCTCGTCTGCGGCAAGTCCATCGCTGCCGGCATGCCGCTGGCTGCCGTCACCGGCCGTGCCGAGATCATGGACGCGCCCCACCCCGGTGGCCTCGGTGGCACCTACAGCGGCAACCCGGTCGCCTGCGCGGCCGCGCTGGCCGCGCTCGACACGCTCGCCTCCGACGCCTTCCAGCGCCGAGCCATGCAGGTCGGCCAGCGCCTGCGCGCGCATCTGGAGGGGCTGCAATCGACCTTCCCCGACATCATCGGCGAGGTGCGCGGCCTCGGGCCCATGCTGGCCATGGAGCTGGTCAAGCGCGACGGCCACCGCACCCCCGACCCCGAGCTGACCAACGCCATCAACGCCGAAAACCTCAAGCGCGGCCTCATCACCCTGCGTGCCGGGCTGTACAGCAACTGCCTGCGCTTCCTGCCCGCGCTCAACATCACCGATG
- a CDS encoding isochorismatase family protein encodes MTYPANRSALILIDIQESFRQMPFWSETDLPAFREAVLALDAGCRARDVPVVHIYHVGAAGPFTEASGHVRGLDWLPGAPAVTFHKHTHNAFSDTGLDLWLRRRDINHLIIAGIRTEQCCETTTRVGADMGYSVDFVTEATLTFPMTHAGSGRTYSADEIKAHTELVLAGRFARIARAAEALDALE; translated from the coding sequence ATGACCTACCCCGCCAACCGCAGCGCCCTGATCCTGATCGACATCCAGGAATCCTTCCGCCAGATGCCGTTCTGGTCGGAGACCGACCTGCCCGCCTTCCGCGAGGCCGTGCTCGCCCTCGACGCCGGCTGCCGTGCCCGCGATGTGCCGGTGGTGCACATCTACCATGTCGGCGCGGCTGGCCCGTTCACCGAGGCCTCGGGCCACGTCCGCGGCCTCGACTGGCTGCCCGGCGCACCGGCGGTCACCTTCCACAAGCACACCCACAACGCCTTCAGCGACACCGGGCTCGACCTGTGGCTGCGCCGGCGCGACATCAATCACCTGATCATCGCCGGCATCCGCACCGAGCAGTGCTGCGAGACCACCACCCGGGTCGGCGCCGACATGGGCTACTCGGTCGATTTCGTCACCGAGGCCACGCTGACCTTCCCCATGACCCACGCCGGCAGCGGCCGCACCTACTCGGCCGACGAGATCAAGGCGCACACCGAGCTGGTGCTGGCCGGGCGCTTTGCACGCATCGCCCGCGCCGCCGAGGCGCTCGACGCGCTGGAGTAA